A region from the Nesterenkonia lacusekhoensis genome encodes:
- the sdhA gene encoding succinate dehydrogenase flavoprotein subunit, translating into MQVHKYDVLIVGAGGAGMRAAIESGQRAHTAVLTKLYPTRSHTGAAQGGMCAALANVEEDNWEWHTFDTVKGGDYLVDQDAAEVMAKEAIDAVLDLEKMGLPFNRTPEGKIDQRRFGGHTRDHGKAAVRRACYAADRTGHMILQTLYQNCVKHNVEFFNEYYVLDLLTVDEEVTAEDGTTYTQKKTAGVVSYDLANGEIHVFQAKSVVFASGGLGKIFKTTSNAHTLTGDGMAIAYRRGIPLEDMEFVQFHPTGLAGLGILLSEAARGEGGILRNSEGERFMERYAPTIKDLAPRDIVARSMANEVREGRGCGPNKDYVLLDLTHLEPEHIDAKLPDITEFARTYLGVEPYTEPVPVFPTCHYAMGGIPTNVEAEVLQDNDTVVPGLYAAGEVACVSVHGSNRLGTNSLLDINVFGKRAGIAAAEYATTAEFVELPENPAAYTEQLLNVVRDGQGGERVATLRSELQETMDANMQVFRSETTIKEALAKIEELRQRYQNVQIQDKGKRFNLDLLEAVELGFLLDMAEAMTVAALHRQESRGGHYREDFPDRDDDNFMLHSMLYNDPEAETEGTKGIRFETKPVVFTRYEPMERKY; encoded by the coding sequence ATGCAGGTTCACAAGTACGACGTGCTCATCGTCGGCGCCGGCGGCGCAGGTATGCGCGCCGCCATCGAATCCGGCCAGCGTGCGCACACCGCAGTGCTGACCAAGCTCTACCCCACCCGGTCCCACACCGGTGCCGCCCAGGGCGGCATGTGCGCCGCACTGGCCAACGTGGAAGAGGACAACTGGGAGTGGCACACCTTCGACACCGTCAAGGGCGGCGACTACCTCGTCGACCAGGACGCGGCCGAGGTCATGGCGAAGGAAGCCATCGACGCCGTCCTCGACCTGGAGAAGATGGGTCTGCCCTTCAACCGCACTCCTGAGGGCAAGATCGACCAGCGCCGCTTCGGCGGCCACACCCGTGACCACGGCAAGGCCGCAGTCCGCCGTGCCTGCTATGCCGCGGACCGCACCGGTCACATGATCCTGCAGACCCTCTACCAGAACTGCGTCAAGCACAACGTCGAGTTCTTCAACGAGTACTACGTGCTGGACCTGCTGACGGTGGACGAAGAGGTCACCGCCGAGGACGGCACCACCTACACCCAGAAGAAGACCGCAGGTGTGGTCTCCTACGATCTGGCCAACGGTGAGATCCACGTCTTCCAGGCCAAGTCGGTGGTCTTCGCCTCCGGCGGTCTGGGCAAGATCTTCAAGACCACCTCCAACGCGCACACCCTGACCGGCGACGGCATGGCCATCGCCTACCGCCGGGGCATCCCGCTGGAAGACATGGAGTTCGTCCAGTTCCACCCCACCGGTCTGGCCGGCCTGGGCATCCTGCTCTCCGAGGCGGCCCGCGGTGAGGGCGGCATCCTCCGCAACTCGGAGGGTGAGCGCTTCATGGAGCGCTACGCCCCGACCATCAAGGACCTCGCACCGCGTGACATCGTGGCCCGTTCCATGGCGAACGAGGTCCGCGAGGGCCGCGGCTGCGGTCCGAACAAGGACTATGTGCTGCTGGACCTGACCCACCTGGAGCCCGAGCACATCGATGCCAAGCTCCCGGACATCACCGAGTTCGCCCGCACCTACCTGGGTGTGGAGCCCTACACCGAGCCGGTGCCGGTCTTCCCGACCTGCCACTACGCGATGGGCGGCATCCCGACCAACGTCGAGGCTGAGGTCCTCCAGGACAACGACACTGTGGTCCCGGGCCTCTACGCCGCCGGCGAGGTCGCCTGTGTGTCCGTGCACGGCTCCAACCGCCTGGGCACCAACTCCCTGCTGGACATCAACGTCTTCGGCAAGCGCGCCGGCATCGCCGCCGCCGAGTACGCCACAACAGCCGAGTTCGTGGAGCTGCCGGAGAACCCGGCCGCCTACACCGAGCAGCTGCTCAACGTGGTCCGCGACGGCCAGGGCGGCGAGCGGGTGGCGACCCTGCGCTCCGAGCTGCAGGAGACCATGGACGCGAACATGCAGGTGTTCCGCTCCGAGACGACCATCAAGGAGGCGCTGGCCAAGATCGAGGAGCTGCGCCAGCGCTACCAGAACGTCCAGATCCAGGACAAGGGCAAGCGCTTCAACCTCGATCTGCTCGAGGCTGTGGAGCTGGGCTTCCTGCTGGATATGGCTGAAGCCATGACCGTGGCGGCCCTGCACCGTCAGGAGTCCCGCGGCGGTCACTACCGCGAGGACTTCCCGGACCGCGACGACGACAACTTCATGCTGCATTCGATGCTCTACAACGATCCTGAGGCCGAGACCGAAGGCACCAAGGGCATCCGCTTCGAGACCAAACCTGTCGTCTTCACCCGCTACGAGCCGATGGAGCGTAAGTACTGA
- a CDS encoding succinate dehydrogenase hydrophobic membrane anchor subunit translates to MTTTNSDSLLPAQGIEAPRSGRIDPKYLRTKGSNGSFEMATWVFMRVSGLALVVLIFVHLWVNLMVGDGIHQIDFGFVAGKWANPVWQFWDLTMLWLAMLHGTNGMRTIINDYAEKDSTRLWLKSILFVSSTVVIVLGTMVIFTFEPCLVDNQTGELLESVPAFCHDL, encoded by the coding sequence ATGACGACGACGAACTCTGACTCACTCCTCCCCGCGCAGGGCATCGAGGCACCGCGCTCCGGACGGATCGACCCCAAGTACCTCCGCACCAAGGGCTCCAACGGCAGCTTCGAGATGGCCACCTGGGTCTTCATGCGAGTCTCCGGCCTGGCCCTGGTGGTGCTGATCTTCGTCCACCTCTGGGTCAACCTGATGGTCGGCGACGGCATCCACCAGATCGACTTCGGCTTCGTGGCCGGCAAGTGGGCCAACCCCGTCTGGCAGTTCTGGGACCTGACCATGCTGTGGCTGGCCATGCTGCACGGCACCAACGGCATGCGCACGATCATCAACGACTACGCGGAGAAGGACTCCACCCGCCTGTGGCTGAAGTCCATCCTCTTCGTCAGCTCCACGGTGGTCATCGTCCTGGGCACCATGGTGATCTTCACCTTTGAGCCCTGCCTGGTGGACAACCAGACCGGCGAGCTGCTCGAGTCCGTGCCGGCGTTCTGCCACGACCTCTAG
- the sdhC gene encoding succinate dehydrogenase, cytochrome b556 subunit, with product MQGGLYTVTQTKSAPTGRGTLYRGREGMWSWVGHRITGVGIFFFLLVHVLDTSLVRVSPEAYDAVIGAYKNPIMIVGEIGLVGAIVFHAFNGLRIILVDFWKQGTRYHRQMLWAVLALWFVTMAAFSVRHLMLFVQGG from the coding sequence ATGCAGGGAGGTTTGTACACAGTGACGCAGACAAAGAGCGCCCCGACCGGCCGGGGCACCCTCTACAGAGGCCGCGAAGGAATGTGGTCCTGGGTGGGGCACCGGATCACCGGAGTCGGCATCTTCTTCTTCCTTCTGGTCCACGTGCTGGACACTTCGCTCGTGCGAGTGTCCCCGGAGGCCTATGACGCCGTCATCGGCGCCTATAAGAACCCCATCATGATCGTCGGCGAGATCGGCCTGGTGGGCGCCATCGTCTTCCACGCCTTCAACGGCCTGCGGATCATCCTGGTGGACTTCTGGAAGCAGGGAACCCGTTACCACCGTCAGATGCTCTGGGCCGTGCTGGCCCTGTGGTTCGTGACCATGGCCGCATTCAGCGTCCGCCACCTGATGCTCTTCGTCCAGGGAGGATGA
- a CDS encoding mannose-1-phosphate guanylyltransferase yields MTQALPNFYTVIPAGGVGTRLWPLSRANAPKFLHDLTGAGTTLIRGTFERLAPLTGDRVMVVTGESHRDAVREQIPELAGGDLVLEPSPKDSAAAIGLAAAILHRRDPEIIMGSFAADQVIAPVDIFQEAVKEAAVTAATGRIVTIGIKPTTPATGFGYIRQGEALSIDGAPHACEVAEFVEKPGEQKAQEYVDGGSHLWNAGMFVAPVGLLLEHLKANEPQLHDGLVEIAAAWGTERQQEVMARIWPTLPKTAIDYAVAEPAAAAGDVAVIPGHFTWDDVGDFAAIARLNPAEDEDQMTVLGDSSRVYSDESSGVVVSETDRVVALIGVRDIVVVDTDDALLVTTTDHAQSVKQAVEALQKKGDSDVL; encoded by the coding sequence GTGACTCAAGCGCTCCCGAACTTCTACACCGTCATCCCTGCCGGTGGAGTGGGCACCAGGCTGTGGCCGCTCTCGCGCGCCAATGCGCCCAAGTTCCTCCACGACCTGACCGGTGCCGGAACGACTCTCATCCGTGGGACCTTCGAACGGCTGGCCCCGCTGACCGGGGACCGGGTGATGGTGGTGACCGGGGAGTCCCACCGGGATGCGGTCCGGGAGCAGATCCCGGAGCTCGCCGGGGGAGACCTGGTGCTGGAGCCCTCACCCAAAGACTCTGCGGCCGCCATCGGACTGGCCGCCGCCATCCTTCACCGTCGCGACCCCGAGATCATCATGGGATCCTTCGCCGCGGACCAGGTCATCGCTCCGGTGGACATCTTCCAGGAGGCGGTGAAGGAGGCCGCCGTCACCGCGGCCACCGGCAGGATCGTCACCATCGGCATCAAACCTACGACGCCGGCCACCGGCTTCGGCTACATCCGCCAGGGTGAGGCGCTGAGCATCGACGGCGCCCCGCATGCCTGCGAGGTGGCCGAGTTCGTGGAGAAGCCCGGGGAGCAGAAGGCTCAGGAGTACGTCGACGGCGGATCCCACCTGTGGAACGCCGGCATGTTCGTCGCTCCGGTGGGCCTGCTGCTGGAACATCTGAAGGCCAACGAACCACAGCTGCATGACGGCCTCGTGGAGATCGCCGCCGCCTGGGGCACCGAGCGGCAGCAGGAGGTGATGGCCCGGATCTGGCCCACCCTGCCCAAGACCGCCATCGACTACGCAGTCGCCGAGCCGGCCGCCGCGGCCGGCGACGTCGCCGTCATCCCCGGGCACTTCACCTGGGACGACGTCGGCGACTTCGCCGCCATCGCCCGGCTCAACCCAGCCGAGGACGAAGATCAGATGACCGTGCTGGGCGATTCCTCCCGGGTCTATTCGGACGAGTCCTCCGGTGTGGTCGTCTCCGAGACCGACCGTGTGGTGGCGCTGATCGGGGTCAGGGACATCGTGGTGGTGGACACCGACGACGCCC